The following proteins are co-located in the Streptomyces sp. DT2A-34 genome:
- a CDS encoding glycosyltransferase family A protein, whose product MRPHATHTARAPQVGVIVIGYNDAAHVTTAVRSALAQGPAVREIVAVDDCSTDDSADLLARLAATEPRLRLVRRRVNSGGCGSPRNTGLDRVTSPYVMFLDSDDVLPPGAVDALLAAATGAGADVASGLCVRRELPEGREVPWQASLYAAHAVFERPAQRPRLVHDTLCVNKLYRTDFLRDHGIRFPEGPFLYEDFVFTARVLAAGPRLALVPDRVYVWHVRRSAGRLSISLDRADITNWRARTEACRLAYEILLGAEQKELARAARAKFLEHELRMYARELRSRDAQYQHAWWAHTRMYLADYEASDWTHNPTAPGRLIGRVILASPEPRDLLRLRDLAARPARLLPPYAHAPDGTPVWSADLPQVTLEPLLTVPVRLLPLTVDAELRPRARGTLLRLRLHELYGRVARAGPEEVEVEWRHRTRGHTRDCRTARFAPALDGSWSAETTVDLAALCAGGTSGTSGTSGTSGTSGISTWDLRLRVRFRNGAYREVTAHTLTGAGLPRRRIMVSIRYAVVLVQPYAAPSGALALRMAPGLRGVMSVVRGRLRRLLHCL is encoded by the coding sequence ATGCGCCCTCACGCCACACACACCGCACGCGCCCCGCAGGTCGGCGTCATCGTCATCGGCTACAACGACGCCGCGCATGTGACGACCGCCGTCCGCTCGGCGCTGGCGCAGGGGCCCGCCGTCCGGGAGATCGTCGCCGTCGACGACTGCTCGACGGACGACAGCGCGGACCTGCTCGCCCGCCTCGCCGCGACCGAACCGCGCCTGCGACTGGTCCGGCGCCGGGTCAACAGCGGCGGCTGCGGCAGCCCCCGCAACACCGGGCTCGACCGGGTGACCTCGCCGTACGTGATGTTCCTGGACAGCGACGACGTACTCCCGCCGGGCGCGGTGGACGCGCTGCTCGCGGCGGCGACGGGAGCGGGCGCGGACGTGGCGAGCGGGCTGTGTGTGCGGCGGGAACTGCCCGAGGGGCGCGAAGTGCCATGGCAGGCGTCTCTTTACGCCGCGCACGCCGTGTTCGAGCGCCCCGCGCAGCGCCCGCGCCTGGTCCACGACACACTCTGCGTCAACAAGCTCTACCGCACCGACTTCCTACGCGACCACGGCATCCGCTTCCCCGAAGGCCCCTTCCTCTACGAGGACTTCGTCTTCACCGCGCGCGTGCTCGCCGCCGGACCACGCCTCGCGCTCGTCCCTGACCGGGTGTACGTCTGGCACGTGCGCCGCTCCGCCGGCCGGCTGTCGATCTCCCTGGACCGCGCCGACATCACCAACTGGCGGGCGCGCACGGAAGCGTGCCGACTGGCGTACGAGATCCTTCTGGGCGCCGAGCAGAAGGAGCTGGCACGGGCGGCGCGCGCCAAGTTCCTCGAACACGAGCTGCGTATGTACGCGCGTGAGCTCAGATCGCGCGACGCGCAGTACCAGCACGCGTGGTGGGCGCACACGCGGATGTACCTCGCGGACTACGAGGCGTCCGACTGGACACACAACCCCACGGCGCCCGGCCGCCTCATCGGCCGAGTCATCCTGGCCTCCCCCGAGCCCCGCGACCTGCTCCGCCTCAGAGACCTCGCCGCCCGCCCCGCCCGCCTCCTCCCGCCCTACGCACATGCCCCCGACGGCACCCCTGTCTGGTCGGCCGACCTCCCCCAGGTCACCCTGGAGCCGCTGCTGACCGTCCCCGTCCGTCTCCTCCCCCTCACCGTCGACGCCGAACTGCGCCCCCGCGCGCGTGGCACCCTCCTCCGGCTACGCCTGCACGAGCTGTACGGCCGGGTGGCGCGAGCGGGCCCCGAGGAGGTGGAGGTGGAGTGGCGGCACCGGACACGCGGGCACACGAGGGACTGCCGTACAGCCCGATTCGCCCCTGCACTCGACGGCAGCTGGTCGGCGGAGACGACTGTCGATCTGGCGGCGCTCTGTGCGGGCGGTACGAGCGGTACGAGCGGTACGAGCGGTACGAGCGGTACGAGCGGTATCAGCACCTGGGATCTACGCCTGCGCGTACGCTTCCGCAACGGCGCGTACCGCGAGGTCACGGCGCACACACTCACGGGCGCCGGGCTCCCGCGTCGCCGCATCATGGTGAGCATCCGGTACGCCGTCGTACTCGTGCAGCCGTACGCCGCGCCGTCGGGAGCGTTGGCACTACGTATGGCCCCGGGTTTACGGGGAGTCATGTCAGTGGTGCGCGGCAGACTCCGCCGCCTGCTTCACTGTCTCTGA
- a CDS encoding putative T7SS-secreted protein, translating to MGLGDLVDDFGDGLGNVADGVSRGAGEAVNWGTDRGADVLSAVGADGAAEGVRDFGEGVNNRLGGDVAERALGESEDPKELVHGSAGALEARARHLRDFSRAFENVGQGMRSLDGEGWQGQAADAFREKFDMHPKQWLTAADACEAAAGALEAYADTVRWAQQRAQVAIDVYRDAQEASRRAQDAHGAQVRAYEQAAEQYMAAALAGRETGRKPAEPGDFVDPGVARRQEAEEILAEARRQRRDAARDARRRVADALELAPPKPEFTDRLKADAVDGFVSMQLNQAHVVGGFLKGGADMVKLFRTVNPMDSYNLSHPGEWLKNSNMVLAGLVGTAAHPERLPKAIIGSGWSSDPGDAAGYLASNLIGGKGAGAVGRGAARGLAKGAAAGAARDGVSASIRNTARKLWCKLFGSDPIDMATGRMSLPQTDVTLPAKLPLVFSRQFESSYGAGRWFGPRWTSTADQRLEIDAEGVIFVREDGSLLAYPHPVPDLPTLPLEGDRYPLTIDAYGDYTVTDPESGRIWDFAAPGGDGNGIALLAQLIDRSGQWLTFEYDAEGAPTAIVHSAGYHLKITTAGDRITALHLADAAAERDIELVRFGYDDHGHLAAVTNSSGLPTRFTNDERGRITAWTDTNNSSYHYVYDDQDRCTSQGGDAGHLRYTYTYGDTDPHTGHRTITATNSLGHTTRYEINGDLQVVAETGPDGSTTRTTHDRYDHPLTITDPLGRTTSYAYDKAGRPIMVVRPDGRYTSIGYNDQGLPVSISGPDGTHVSQQFDEFGNRTTVTDSSGATTRFTYDDLGHLSAVTDATGATTTIRCNTAGLPLEVTGPLGAVTRYERDAFGRPTTITDPLGAITHLEWTVEGKPARRTAPDGTTESWTYDGEGNCTSHTDAMGAVSRYEYTHFDLMSARTGPDGVRYAFTHDTELRLTQVTNPQGLTWSYEYDPAGRLVAETDFDNRTLTYTHDAAGQLTASTTASGETICFDRDVLGRAVRKDAAGALTTYTYDATGALARATNPDAVLTLQRDDTGRLISETVNDRTLTYTYDVLGRRTGRTTPTGTTSTWTYDAAGNRTELTTAGRTLTFTHDAAGRELTRHIGDTLTLTNAFDPLGRLTKQDLTGPTGQRLQHRAYTYRADGNLTAIDDHLNGTRRFDLDAAGRVTAVHAANWTESYAYDAAGNQTHATWPTPMPGQESTGDRTYTGTRITRAGNVRYEHDEAGRITLRQKTRLSHKPDTWRYTWDAEDHLTHVVTPDGTTWRYRYDPLGRRIAKQRLAADGETVLEQVDFTWDGTTLAEQTTHTPGTVQPTITLTWDHQGIRPLTQTERKTTADAATAPQEEIDSRFYAIVTDLIGTPTELVDEHGAIAWRTRTTLWGTTTWNRTATAHTPLRFPGQYHDPETGLHYNYFRHYDPETARYLTTDPLGLAPAPNPVTYVRNPHIWTDPLGLAPKACTEEEHLFRGTTRGWDASSGNQDVGFTPTSTDPGVAATFARHSEQYGEAVVQVIPRSALEGIETASGYIRAEAEVGVRLSAGELARRASVEVPVDVARDILGKMGIQVPKVNAYGGITDALEWDVPKLSPEQIKQFVREAYAHG from the coding sequence ATGGGCCTGGGGGATCTGGTCGACGACTTCGGGGACGGCCTGGGGAATGTCGCCGACGGTGTGAGCAGGGGCGCCGGGGAGGCGGTCAACTGGGGCACGGACCGGGGGGCGGATGTCCTGTCGGCGGTCGGTGCGGATGGCGCGGCTGAAGGGGTGCGTGACTTCGGCGAGGGTGTGAACAACCGGCTGGGCGGCGATGTCGCCGAGCGCGCTCTGGGTGAGAGCGAGGACCCGAAGGAACTGGTCCATGGCAGTGCGGGTGCGCTGGAGGCGCGGGCGAGGCATCTGCGGGATTTCTCCCGGGCGTTCGAGAACGTCGGTCAGGGGATGCGCTCGTTGGACGGCGAGGGCTGGCAGGGCCAGGCGGCGGACGCCTTCCGTGAGAAGTTCGACATGCATCCCAAGCAGTGGCTGACGGCGGCCGATGCCTGTGAGGCGGCGGCCGGGGCGCTGGAGGCGTACGCGGACACGGTGCGCTGGGCGCAGCAGCGGGCGCAGGTGGCGATCGACGTCTACCGAGATGCGCAGGAGGCCAGCCGGCGGGCGCAGGACGCGCACGGCGCTCAGGTGAGGGCGTATGAGCAGGCGGCCGAGCAGTACATGGCGGCCGCGCTGGCGGGGCGCGAGACGGGACGGAAACCGGCCGAGCCGGGTGACTTCGTCGATCCGGGCGTGGCGCGCCGGCAGGAGGCGGAGGAGATCCTGGCCGAGGCGCGCCGCCAGCGCCGCGATGCTGCCCGTGATGCGCGGCGCCGGGTGGCGGATGCTTTGGAGCTGGCTCCGCCGAAGCCGGAGTTCACCGACCGGTTGAAGGCCGACGCCGTCGACGGCTTCGTGAGCATGCAGCTGAACCAGGCCCACGTGGTGGGGGGTTTCCTCAAGGGCGGGGCGGACATGGTGAAGCTGTTCCGAACCGTCAACCCGATGGACTCCTACAACCTCTCGCATCCCGGGGAGTGGTTGAAGAACTCCAACATGGTGCTGGCCGGGCTGGTGGGCACCGCGGCTCATCCCGAACGCCTGCCCAAGGCCATCATCGGCAGCGGCTGGAGCAGCGACCCGGGCGACGCGGCGGGCTATCTGGCCTCGAACCTGATCGGCGGCAAGGGCGCCGGGGCCGTGGGCCGGGGTGCGGCGCGTGGGCTGGCCAAGGGTGCGGCGGCAGGAGCCGCGCGTGACGGCGTGAGCGCGTCGATCCGCAACACCGCCCGGAAATTGTGGTGCAAGCTGTTCGGCAGTGATCCGATCGACATGGCCACCGGCCGGATGTCGCTGCCGCAGACGGATGTGACCCTGCCCGCGAAGCTGCCGCTGGTCTTCTCCCGGCAGTTCGAGTCGTCGTACGGAGCCGGCCGCTGGTTCGGTCCGAGGTGGACGTCCACCGCCGATCAGCGCCTGGAGATCGACGCCGAGGGCGTGATCTTCGTCCGCGAGGACGGCTCCCTGCTGGCCTACCCCCACCCCGTGCCGGATCTGCCGACCCTGCCGCTGGAGGGCGACCGCTACCCGCTGACCATCGACGCCTACGGCGACTACACCGTCACCGACCCCGAGTCGGGCCGCATCTGGGACTTCGCGGCCCCGGGCGGCGACGGCAACGGCATCGCCCTGCTGGCACAGCTCATCGACCGCTCGGGTCAATGGCTCACCTTCGAATACGACGCCGAGGGCGCCCCCACGGCGATCGTGCACTCGGCCGGCTACCACCTGAAGATCACCACCGCCGGGGACCGGATCACTGCCCTGCACCTCGCCGACGCCGCCGCCGAACGCGACATCGAACTGGTCCGCTTCGGCTACGACGACCACGGCCACCTGGCGGCGGTGACGAACTCCTCCGGCCTGCCGACCCGGTTCACCAACGACGAGCGGGGCCGGATCACCGCCTGGACCGACACGAACAACTCGTCCTACCACTACGTCTACGACGACCAGGACCGCTGCACCTCGCAGGGCGGTGACGCAGGCCACCTGCGCTACACGTACACCTACGGCGACACCGACCCGCACACCGGCCACCGCACCATCACCGCGACCAACTCCCTGGGCCACACCACCCGTTACGAGATCAACGGCGACCTGCAGGTGGTAGCGGAGACCGGCCCCGACGGATCGACAACCCGCACGACGCACGACCGCTACGACCACCCACTGACGATCACCGACCCGCTCGGCCGCACCACCAGCTACGCGTACGACAAGGCGGGCCGCCCGATCATGGTCGTCCGTCCCGACGGCCGCTACACCAGCATCGGCTACAACGACCAGGGCCTGCCCGTCTCCATATCCGGCCCCGACGGCACGCACGTCAGCCAGCAGTTCGACGAGTTCGGCAACCGCACGACGGTGACCGACTCCTCGGGGGCCACGACCCGCTTCACCTACGACGACCTCGGCCACCTGAGCGCGGTAACGGACGCAACGGGCGCGACGACCACCATCCGCTGCAATACCGCGGGCCTGCCTCTGGAGGTCACGGGCCCGCTGGGCGCGGTGACGCGCTACGAACGCGACGCGTTCGGCCGCCCGACGACGATCACGGACCCCCTCGGTGCGATCACCCACCTGGAGTGGACGGTCGAGGGCAAGCCCGCCCGCCGCACCGCCCCGGACGGCACCACAGAGTCCTGGACGTACGACGGCGAGGGCAACTGCACCAGCCACACCGACGCCATGGGCGCGGTCTCCCGCTACGAGTACACCCACTTCGATCTGATGTCGGCCCGCACGGGCCCGGACGGCGTTCGCTACGCCTTCACCCACGACACCGAGCTACGCCTCACCCAGGTCACCAACCCCCAGGGACTGACCTGGAGTTATGAGTACGACCCGGCCGGGCGTCTGGTCGCCGAGACGGACTTCGACAACCGCACGCTGACGTACACACACGACGCGGCAGGCCAACTGACCGCCAGCACCACCGCCTCCGGCGAGACCATCTGCTTCGACAGGGACGTGCTGGGCCGTGCGGTACGCAAGGACGCGGCCGGAGCGCTCACCACCTACACGTACGACGCGACGGGTGCCCTGGCCCGGGCAACCAACCCGGACGCGGTCCTGACCTTGCAGCGGGACGACACGGGCCGCCTGATATCCGAGACGGTCAACGACCGCACCCTCACCTACACGTACGACGTCCTGGGCCGCCGTACCGGCCGCACCACCCCAACCGGCACCACCAGCACGTGGACCTACGACGCGGCCGGCAACCGCACCGAACTCACCACCGCCGGCCGCACCCTCACCTTCACCCACGACGCGGCAGGCCGCGAACTGACCCGCCACATAGGCGACACCCTCACCCTCACCAACGCCTTCGACCCCCTGGGCCGCCTGACGAAGCAGGACCTCACCGGTCCCACCGGCCAGCGCCTACAGCACCGCGCCTACACCTACCGCGCCGACGGCAACCTCACCGCCATCGACGACCACCTGAACGGCACCCGCCGCTTCGACCTAGACGCAGCGGGCCGGGTCACCGCAGTCCACGCCGCGAACTGGACGGAGTCCTACGCCTACGACGCGGCAGGCAACCAGACCCACGCCACCTGGCCGACCCCCATGCCAGGCCAGGAATCAACCGGCGACCGTACCTACACCGGCACCCGCATCACCCGAGCAGGCAACGTCCGCTACGAACACGACGAAGCCGGCCGCATCACCCTGCGCCAGAAGACCCGCCTGTCCCACAAACCGGACACCTGGCGCTACACGTGGGATGCCGAAGACCACCTCACCCACGTGGTCACCCCCGACGGCACCACCTGGCGCTACCGATACGACCCCCTCGGCCGCCGCATCGCCAAACAACGGCTCGCCGCCGATGGCGAGACGGTCCTGGAACAGGTCGATTTCACCTGGGACGGCACGACCCTCGCCGAACAGACCACGCACACCCCCGGTACAGTTCAGCCGACCATCACTCTCACCTGGGACCACCAGGGCATACGCCCCCTGACCCAAACCGAACGAAAAACGACGGCGGACGCGGCCACTGCACCCCAGGAAGAGATCGACTCCCGCTTCTACGCGATCGTCACCGACTTGATCGGTACGCCCACCGAACTGGTCGACGAACACGGCGCCATCGCCTGGCGCACCCGTACCACGCTCTGGGGCACCACCACCTGGAACCGCACCGCCACCGCCCACACCCCCCTCCGGTTCCCTGGTCAGTACCACGATCCCGAAACCGGCCTCCACTACAACTACTTCCGCCACTACGACCCCGAAACCGCCCGCTACCTCACAACGGATCCGCTGGGCTTGGCGCCGGCACCGAATCCTGTCACATATGTGCGAAACCCGCATATATGGACTGACCCGCTGGGGTTGGCACCCAAAGCGTGCACTGAAGAAGAACACCTGTTCCGCGGGACCACCCGGGGCTGGGATGCGAGCAGCGGGAACCAGGATGTCGGATTCACGCCCACGTCGACAGACCCGGGCGTTGCAGCGACTTTCGCAAGGCATTCAGAGCAATATGGTGAGGCCGTGGTGCAAGTGATCCCGAGAAGCGCACTTGAAGGGATTGAAACTGCGAGTGGATATATCAGAGCAGAGGCAGAGGTTGGTGTGCGACTGTCTGCAGGAGAACTGGCTCGTCGAGCCAGTGTCGAAGTGCCAGTGGATGTAGCCAGAGATATTCTTGGCAAGATGGGAATCCAAGTGCCAAAGGTGAACGCCTACGGCGGAATCACCGATGCCTTGGAGTGGGACGTCCCTAAGCTGTCACCAGAGCAGATAAAGCAGTTCGTAAGAGAGGCGTACGCGCATGGATGA
- a CDS encoding MarR family winged helix-turn-helix transcriptional regulator, which translates to MTTTPTADWLRLDQQICFSLNAASRAFGGVYRVVLKDLGLTYPQYLVMLVLWEHGDLPVKKLGEHLRLDSGTLSPLLKRLEAAGLVRRERSARDERSVEVRLTEEGAALRERALQVPRRIAAATGFDVDEIRELRARLDQLTEALDAAAVDEAAAGHGA; encoded by the coding sequence ATGACGACCACGCCCACGGCCGACTGGCTCCGCCTCGACCAGCAGATCTGCTTCTCCCTGAACGCCGCGTCGCGCGCCTTCGGCGGCGTCTACCGCGTCGTCCTGAAGGACCTGGGGCTCACCTACCCGCAGTACCTGGTGATGCTGGTGCTGTGGGAGCACGGCGACCTGCCCGTGAAGAAGCTCGGCGAACACCTGCGGCTCGACTCCGGCACGCTGTCGCCGCTGCTCAAGCGGCTGGAGGCGGCCGGCCTGGTACGCCGGGAGCGCAGCGCGCGCGACGAGCGCTCGGTGGAGGTGCGGCTGACGGAGGAGGGCGCGGCGCTGCGCGAGCGGGCCCTGCAGGTGCCGCGCCGGATCGCCGCGGCGACAGGCTTCGACGTGGACGAGATCCGCGAACTGCGAGCGCGGCTGGATCAGCTCACCGAGGCGCTGGACGCGGCGGCGGTGGACGAGGCGGCGGCGGGGCACGGCGCGTAG
- a CDS encoding DUF5753 domain-containing protein produces the protein MGAELRKMRERAGITARAAAALLSSSPMHQSHVETGRSGISEDRLRRLARHCACDDSAFVDALVGMAQERGKGWWEEYRGIIVPVGLDLADLEHHAVRIQTFQMAHIPGLLQTEDHVRAAFRYGSPELTPQDLEAYVAFRLRRQEIITDSPATPYEAIIHEAALRLLVGGRKTAHAQLERIIERSELDHVTLRVLPFTAEDFAGAGHSMDYLHGPAPQLDTVQTDSGHGSVFFDAEPLLKRYRKRYDRVAGSALDPAKSRDFIAHMLQEL, from the coding sequence TTGGGGGCCGAACTGCGCAAGATGCGCGAGCGCGCGGGCATCACCGCGCGAGCCGCAGCCGCGCTGCTCAGCTCAAGCCCCATGCATCAGAGCCACGTTGAGACAGGCCGCAGCGGCATCAGCGAGGACCGCCTCCGGCGCCTGGCGAGGCACTGCGCCTGTGATGACTCCGCATTTGTGGATGCGCTGGTCGGCATGGCTCAGGAGCGGGGCAAAGGCTGGTGGGAGGAGTACCGCGGCATCATCGTCCCCGTCGGCCTCGACCTGGCCGATCTGGAGCACCACGCCGTGCGCATCCAGACCTTTCAAATGGCGCACATTCCCGGCCTGTTGCAGACGGAGGATCACGTGCGAGCCGCGTTCCGCTACGGATCGCCGGAGCTGACACCCCAGGATCTGGAAGCGTATGTGGCGTTCCGCCTACGCCGCCAGGAGATCATCACGGACTCACCCGCGACACCGTACGAAGCGATCATCCACGAGGCTGCCCTGCGCCTTCTCGTCGGCGGCCGCAAAACAGCCCATGCACAGTTGGAACGCATCATCGAACGCTCCGAGTTGGACCATGTGACCCTGCGCGTCCTGCCGTTCACTGCCGAGGACTTCGCGGGAGCCGGGCACTCGATGGACTACCTGCACGGCCCCGCTCCCCAACTGGACACTGTGCAGACCGACAGCGGTCACGGCAGCGTCTTCTTCGATGCCGAGCCGCTGCTCAAGCGCTACCGCAAGCGGTACGACAGGGTGGCAGGCTCAGCCTTGGACCCGGCCAAGTCCCGGGACTTCATCGCCCACATGCTTCAGGAACTCTGA
- the galE gene encoding UDP-glucose 4-epimerase GalE, whose translation MTWLITGGAGYIGAHVVRAMTEAGEKAVVYDDLSTGLADRVPDGVPLVVGSTLDGDRVARCLTDHAVTGVVHLAAKKQVGESVARPLHYYRENLEGLRVLLDAVTATEVRSFVFSSSAAVYGVPDVDLVTEETPCVPMSPYGETKLAGEWMVRATGRAAGLATASLRYFNVAGAASPELGDVGVFNLIPMVFEKLTENAAPRIFGDDYPTPDGTCIRDYIHVVDLAEAHVATARALQSSPSLDLTLNIGRGEGVSVREMIDMINAITGYDRPPTVTPRRPGDPARVVASADRIATELGWKAKHDVRDMITSAWEGWVRMHPEAARG comes from the coding sequence ATGACCTGGCTGATCACCGGCGGCGCCGGCTATATCGGGGCACACGTCGTACGGGCGATGACCGAGGCGGGCGAGAAGGCAGTGGTCTACGACGACCTGTCCACCGGCCTCGCCGACCGCGTCCCCGACGGCGTACCGCTGGTCGTCGGCTCGACCCTGGACGGCGACCGCGTCGCCCGCTGCCTCACGGACCACGCGGTCACGGGCGTGGTCCACCTCGCGGCGAAGAAGCAGGTGGGCGAGTCGGTTGCCCGCCCCCTCCACTACTACCGCGAGAACCTCGAAGGCCTGCGCGTCCTCCTGGACGCGGTGACGGCGACCGAAGTCAGGTCTTTCGTCTTCTCCTCCTCAGCAGCCGTGTACGGCGTGCCGGACGTGGATCTGGTGACGGAGGAGACGCCCTGCGTGCCGATGTCGCCGTACGGCGAGACGAAGCTGGCCGGTGAGTGGATGGTGCGGGCGACGGGCCGGGCCGCGGGTCTGGCCACGGCGTCTTTGCGCTACTTCAACGTAGCGGGCGCCGCGAGCCCCGAGCTCGGCGACGTCGGCGTCTTCAACCTCATCCCCATGGTCTTCGAGAAACTGACGGAGAACGCGGCCCCGCGCATCTTCGGCGACGACTACCCGACCCCCGACGGCACCTGCATCCGCGACTACATCCACGTGGTCGACCTGGCAGAGGCCCACGTGGCCACGGCCCGCGCCCTCCAGTCCTCGCCCAGCCTCGACCTCACGCTGAACATCGGCCGCGGGGAGGGTGTCTCGGTCCGCGAAATGATCGACATGATCAACGCCATCACCGGTTACGACCGCCCCCCGACCGTCACCCCCCGCCGCCCCGGCGACCCGGCCCGCGTCGTCGCCTCCGCCGACCGCATCGCCACTGAGCTGGGCTGGAAGGCCAAGCATGATGTGCGGGACATGATCACTTCGGCTTGGGAGGGCTGGGTGCGGATGCATCCGGAGGCGGCGCGGGGCTGA
- a CDS encoding DUF397 domain-containing protein gives MTTSLTWQKSSFSGGSTGDSCVELALPNSSPTSLHLRESDIPTTILTTTPTAIHALLTTIKAGNDLPG, from the coding sequence ATGACCACATCCCTCACCTGGCAGAAGTCGTCTTTCTCCGGCGGCAGCACAGGCGATAGCTGTGTCGAACTCGCTCTGCCCAACTCCTCCCCCACCTCCCTGCACCTCCGCGAAAGCGATATCCCCACCACCATCCTCACCACCACCCCCACAGCCATACACGCCCTCCTGACCACGATCAAAGCCGGCAACGACCTCCCTGGATGA
- a CDS encoding ADP-ribosylglycohydrolase family protein yields MSAPSRTNRALGTVIGSAVGDALGAPFEFGPEGAFSARFPNPGHGGEMCGGGGWDPGEATDDTQMAVLVGESLLECGGLELPDVFRRFQRWAAAEPKDIGLQTEAVLSSGDPWDTAAALHFQVSQRAAGNGALMRAATSAVHFSRAGREATMDAARRLAALTHGDRAAWEGTAIFHELVRVALAGDDPLAAVPDTLTAVHPDHRDRYATVLAPSWHPDQATEFNGAVWPCLGSAVWALRTTTSYEDAVRAAIDLGGDTDTVAAVTGGLAGAAYGIDAVPERWTAALHVPLPGFGERVLRIGELADLARRLSG; encoded by the coding sequence ATGAGCGCCCCCTCCCGAACGAACCGCGCCCTCGGCACAGTCATCGGGTCCGCCGTAGGCGATGCCCTGGGCGCACCCTTCGAGTTCGGGCCCGAAGGCGCCTTCTCCGCCCGCTTCCCGAACCCAGGCCACGGCGGCGAGATGTGCGGGGGCGGCGGCTGGGACCCGGGCGAGGCGACCGACGACACGCAGATGGCCGTACTCGTCGGCGAGTCACTACTGGAGTGCGGCGGGCTCGAACTCCCCGACGTCTTCCGGCGCTTCCAGCGCTGGGCGGCGGCCGAGCCGAAGGACATCGGCCTGCAGACGGAAGCCGTACTGAGCAGCGGCGACCCCTGGGACACGGCTGCGGCGCTGCACTTCCAGGTCAGCCAACGGGCCGCGGGCAACGGCGCGTTGATGCGGGCGGCGACCTCCGCCGTGCACTTCTCCCGCGCCGGCCGCGAGGCCACGATGGACGCGGCTCGCCGACTCGCCGCCCTCACGCACGGGGACCGCGCGGCCTGGGAAGGCACGGCCATCTTTCACGAACTGGTCCGGGTCGCCCTCGCCGGAGACGACCCCCTGGCCGCGGTCCCGGACACCCTCACAGCCGTCCACCCCGACCACCGCGACCGCTACGCCACCGTCCTCGCCCCCTCCTGGCACCCCGACCAGGCCACCGAGTTCAACGGCGCCGTATGGCCCTGCCTCGGCTCCGCCGTATGGGCCCTGCGCACCACGACCTCCTACGAGGACGCCGTACGCGCCGCCATCGACCTCGGCGGCGACACAGACACGGTCGCTGCCGTGACCGGCGGGCTGGCCGGGGCGGCGTACGGCATCGACGCCGTACCCGAGCGGTGGACGGCGGCGCTGCACGTGCCGTTGCCGGGTTTCGGTGAACGGGTACTGCGGATCGGGGAGTTGGCAGACCTGGCCCGGCGGCTGAGCGGCTGA
- a CDS encoding organic hydroperoxide resistance protein, with amino-acid sequence MDALYTAVATATHGREGRAVTNDGKIDLALAMPVELGGNGQGTNPEQLFAAGYAACFGSALGLVGRAAKVDVSDAAVTAEVGIGKQGEGFALKVTLRVELPDTLDEATGRKLVEQAHQVCPYSNATRGNIDVDLVIE; translated from the coding sequence ATGGATGCGCTCTACACCGCTGTCGCCACCGCCACCCACGGCCGCGAGGGTCGCGCCGTCACCAACGACGGCAAGATCGACCTCGCGCTGGCCATGCCGGTGGAACTGGGCGGCAACGGCCAGGGCACGAACCCGGAGCAGCTGTTCGCCGCCGGGTACGCCGCCTGCTTCGGCAGCGCCCTCGGCCTCGTCGGCCGCGCGGCCAAGGTCGACGTCTCCGACGCCGCCGTCACCGCCGAGGTCGGCATAGGCAAGCAGGGCGAGGGCTTCGCTCTGAAGGTGACGCTGCGCGTGGAGCTCCCCGACACCCTGGACGAGGCGACCGGCCGCAAGCTCGTCGAGCAGGCCCACCAGGTCTGCCCCTACTCCAACGCCACCCGCGGCAACATCGACGTCGACCTCGTCATCGAGTAA
- a CDS encoding ATP-binding protein yields MRATLSVASALVRWQLPFTQGDLELIPHARIQPPHPLPRHLPRIARDFVTSVLQAQRLGGIVDDAALCVSELVTNSCVHATAAGTGAGLLLVTNPAGVRATVFDADVTLPVMREGYDAESGRGLWILDSVTAGRWGAERGGWRTGRGGGEGGKGVWFELGTPGPSGRGR; encoded by the coding sequence ATGCGGGCGACACTCTCGGTTGCGAGCGCTCTCGTCCGCTGGCAACTCCCCTTCACTCAAGGCGACTTGGAGCTGATCCCCCATGCCCGAATACAGCCTCCGCATCCCCTCCCACGCCACCTCCCCCGCATCGCCCGCGACTTCGTCACCTCCGTCCTGCAAGCGCAGCGCCTCGGCGGCATCGTCGACGACGCGGCGCTCTGCGTCTCGGAACTGGTCACCAACTCCTGCGTCCACGCAACCGCAGCCGGAACCGGCGCCGGACTGCTCCTGGTCACCAACCCGGCCGGCGTGCGCGCGACGGTCTTCGACGCGGATGTGACCCTGCCGGTCATGAGGGAGGGATACGACGCCGAGAGCGGGCGCGGGCTGTGGATCCTCGACTCGGTCACCGCGGGGCGGTGGGGTGCCGAGCGGGGTGGGTGGCGGACGGGGCGTGGCGGGGGTGAGGGCGGGAAGGGGGTCTGGTTCGAGCTCGGGACGCCGGGGCCGTCCGGGCGTGGACGATGA